Proteins encoded by one window of Anaeromyxobacter diazotrophicus:
- a CDS encoding cytochrome c3 family protein has protein sequence MTWTMRRWTTLLGLAAAALLAAAPGAAAAQRAMKGKDCTECHKKFNEKYGSAKFVHGAVKQKRCEDCHLRHGIVPKLALKQPGNQLCYACHAKQTIGMDKPNVHPVLRNGNCTKCHDAHGSNQPHMLRAAGNEACYECHKRAPFEQKVVHPVLAKEGCKACHLAHASAQKALLVAAPNQLCVKCHDAGKGNFKKAHGDYPVATKSCTTCHAPHSSSEPKLLRASLHNPVSSGSCDACHQPATSPKPFAVTEQGGKLCASCHDDAALANGGTVLHAPFKKGECLSCHDPHASDSAKLVRAAGDQLCLRCHKKMAEPVAVKHKPLATGGCASCHKPHASKAKSLLDTEATALCASCHAKTVQQKRKTVHQPFAKGACIACHDPHGSNFSAMAKARVDRVCYGCHQDAETRFIKTHTHKPVLDGLCDSCHSGHGSDNPKLLRATGAQLCQQCHGELMKDPGSGSNHPPFAKGDCLGCHDAHGTNATGMLVTDQKAVCLKCHAKQGQEAAGAKSLHAAFDAGDCSKCHSPHKSALKSLLLAGSPDLCLSCHKQMKEKLAAEKPHQPVDDCLTCHKPHSSTEPWLTTQPVAELCSQCHDFKAKEFAAAHLSIDPQRVRCVSCHDPHASKDPKFFKAMVHAPFAARQCDACHLANPK, from the coding sequence GTGACCTGGACCATGCGACGGTGGACCACCCTGCTCGGCCTGGCCGCGGCGGCGCTGCTCGCCGCCGCCCCGGGCGCGGCGGCGGCGCAGCGCGCCATGAAGGGCAAGGACTGCACCGAGTGCCACAAGAAGTTCAACGAGAAGTACGGCTCGGCCAAGTTCGTCCACGGCGCGGTGAAGCAGAAGCGCTGCGAGGACTGCCACCTCCGCCACGGCATCGTCCCCAAGCTGGCGCTGAAGCAGCCGGGTAACCAGCTCTGCTACGCCTGCCACGCGAAGCAGACCATCGGGATGGACAAGCCGAACGTCCACCCCGTGCTCCGCAACGGCAACTGCACCAAGTGTCACGACGCCCACGGCTCCAACCAGCCGCACATGCTGCGCGCGGCCGGCAACGAGGCCTGCTACGAGTGCCACAAGCGGGCGCCCTTCGAGCAGAAGGTCGTCCACCCGGTGCTGGCGAAGGAGGGCTGCAAGGCGTGCCACCTGGCCCACGCCTCCGCCCAGAAGGCCCTCCTCGTCGCGGCGCCGAACCAGCTCTGCGTGAAGTGCCACGACGCCGGCAAGGGCAACTTCAAGAAGGCGCACGGCGACTACCCGGTGGCGACGAAGTCCTGCACCACCTGCCACGCGCCGCACTCCTCCTCCGAGCCGAAGCTCCTCCGCGCGTCGCTCCACAACCCCGTGTCGAGCGGCTCCTGCGATGCCTGCCACCAGCCCGCGACCTCGCCCAAGCCGTTCGCGGTGACCGAGCAGGGCGGCAAGCTCTGCGCGAGCTGCCACGACGACGCCGCCCTCGCCAACGGCGGGACGGTCCTGCACGCCCCCTTCAAGAAGGGCGAGTGCCTCTCCTGCCACGACCCGCACGCCTCAGACTCCGCCAAGCTGGTCCGCGCCGCGGGCGACCAGCTCTGCCTGCGCTGCCACAAGAAGATGGCCGAGCCGGTGGCGGTGAAGCACAAGCCGCTCGCCACCGGGGGCTGCGCCTCCTGCCACAAGCCCCACGCCAGCAAGGCGAAGTCCCTGCTCGACACCGAGGCCACCGCGCTGTGCGCCTCCTGCCACGCGAAGACGGTGCAGCAGAAGCGGAAGACGGTGCACCAGCCGTTCGCCAAGGGCGCCTGCATCGCCTGCCACGACCCGCACGGCTCGAACTTCAGCGCCATGGCCAAGGCGCGCGTCGACCGCGTCTGCTACGGCTGCCACCAGGACGCCGAGACGCGCTTCATCAAGACCCACACTCACAAGCCGGTGCTCGACGGCCTGTGCGACAGCTGCCACTCGGGCCACGGCTCCGACAACCCCAAGCTGCTCCGCGCCACCGGCGCCCAGCTCTGCCAGCAGTGCCACGGCGAGCTGATGAAGGACCCCGGCAGCGGCTCGAACCACCCGCCGTTCGCCAAGGGCGACTGCCTGGGGTGCCACGACGCGCACGGCACCAACGCCACCGGCATGCTGGTCACCGACCAGAAGGCAGTCTGCCTCAAGTGCCACGCGAAGCAGGGCCAGGAGGCGGCCGGCGCGAAGAGCCTGCACGCCGCCTTCGACGCGGGCGACTGCAGCAAGTGCCACAGCCCGCACAAGTCGGCCCTGAAGTCGCTCCTCCTGGCGGGGAGCCCCGACCTCTGCCTCTCCTGCCACAAGCAGATGAAGGAGAAGCTCGCCGCCGAGAAGCCGCACCAGCCGGTGGACGACTGCCTCACCTGCCACAAGCCGCACAGCTCGACCGAGCCGTGGCTCACCACCCAGCCGGTGGCCGAGCTCTGCAGCCAGTGCCACGACTTCAAGGCGAAGGAGTTCGCGGCGGCCCACCTCTCCATCGACCCGCAGCGCGTCCGCTGCGTCAGCTGCCACGATCCGCACGCGTCGAAGGATCCCAAGTTCTTCAAGGCGATGGTCCACGCTCCCTTCGCGGCGCGCCAGTGCGACGCCTGCCACCTGGCGAACCCGAAGTAG
- a CDS encoding peptidyl-prolyl cis-trans isomerase: MNNRRLLATLLLLVSPAAALAEAKASSSGVNAYFTRDGKSTKVPLFAPASATLPVAEVENEAITLGELSKVLAGAHGAMGDAKSAGKKDFAPLLDRMIDARLLVIEARAMGIPELPELKKAVAEHREQALREMVKAKVLAPVRPDQMAVERAYRETVKEWKVKSVLFPAEADAQAMSAAVAAGKSFDELAKKAVADKKAKGGEPAVFLPRKEMLPQVLEAVQPLDVGAVSAPVKVGEGFAVLKVEAFRYPENPKARQEAEKRSLTGNQQLALARFYKGLVKKYAKVDEKLLAKLDFEAAKPGFAAMKKDERPLVQLKGEKPITVADLAKGLEGQFYHGLEGAIREKRVNAQKASTLDGLVSPRIVVLEARRQGLDKSAAYRQELAEYERSTTFGTFLEKTIAPSIKVTDEEEQKYYEQHKAEFSYPAMYKLESVAFRDVKDAQAALTKLRSGTDYKWFKANAERQVPDELANPSLDGSTVAATTIPADLAQQLAGTKKGDYRLYAAKSAQYHVVHVSDAIATGAQPFAEVKGQIAKKLFAEHVEAALKDYAGKLRKAHPVKVYLTKIGS, encoded by the coding sequence GTGAACAACCGCCGGCTGCTCGCCACGCTCCTCCTCCTCGTCTCGCCGGCCGCCGCGCTGGCGGAGGCCAAGGCCTCCTCGTCCGGGGTGAACGCCTACTTCACGCGGGACGGGAAGAGCACGAAGGTGCCCCTCTTCGCGCCCGCCTCCGCCACGCTGCCGGTGGCCGAGGTGGAGAACGAGGCCATCACGCTGGGCGAGCTGTCGAAGGTGCTCGCCGGCGCCCACGGCGCCATGGGCGACGCCAAGAGCGCCGGCAAGAAGGACTTCGCGCCCCTCCTCGACCGGATGATCGACGCGCGGCTCCTCGTCATCGAGGCGCGCGCGATGGGCATCCCGGAGCTCCCCGAGCTCAAGAAGGCGGTGGCCGAGCACCGCGAGCAGGCGCTCCGCGAGATGGTGAAGGCGAAGGTCCTCGCGCCCGTGCGGCCCGACCAGATGGCGGTCGAGCGCGCCTACCGCGAGACCGTGAAGGAGTGGAAGGTGAAGTCGGTGCTGTTCCCCGCCGAGGCCGACGCCCAGGCGATGAGCGCGGCGGTCGCGGCCGGCAAGAGCTTCGACGAGCTCGCGAAGAAGGCGGTCGCGGACAAGAAGGCCAAGGGCGGCGAGCCGGCCGTCTTCCTGCCTCGCAAGGAGATGCTCCCCCAGGTGCTGGAGGCGGTGCAGCCGCTCGACGTGGGCGCGGTGAGCGCGCCGGTCAAGGTCGGCGAGGGGTTCGCGGTCCTCAAGGTCGAGGCGTTCCGCTACCCCGAGAACCCGAAGGCGCGCCAGGAGGCCGAGAAGCGGTCCCTCACCGGCAACCAGCAGCTCGCGCTGGCGCGCTTCTACAAGGGCCTGGTGAAGAAGTACGCCAAGGTGGACGAGAAGCTGCTCGCGAAGCTCGACTTCGAGGCCGCCAAGCCCGGCTTCGCCGCGATGAAGAAGGACGAGCGCCCGCTGGTGCAGCTCAAGGGCGAGAAGCCCATCACCGTGGCCGACCTCGCCAAGGGGCTCGAGGGGCAGTTCTACCACGGGCTCGAGGGCGCCATCCGCGAGAAGCGGGTCAACGCGCAGAAGGCGAGCACTCTCGACGGCCTCGTCTCGCCGCGGATCGTGGTGCTCGAGGCGCGGCGGCAAGGGCTCGACAAGAGCGCGGCCTACCGGCAGGAGCTGGCGGAGTACGAGCGCTCCACCACCTTCGGCACCTTCCTCGAGAAGACCATCGCCCCCTCGATCAAGGTCACCGACGAGGAGGAGCAGAAGTATTACGAGCAGCACAAGGCGGAGTTCAGCTACCCCGCCATGTACAAGCTCGAGAGCGTCGCCTTCCGCGACGTGAAGGACGCCCAGGCCGCGCTCACCAAGCTCCGCTCGGGCACCGACTACAAGTGGTTCAAGGCCAACGCCGAGCGGCAGGTGCCGGACGAGCTCGCCAACCCCTCGCTCGATGGCTCGACGGTGGCGGCCACCACCATCCCGGCCGACCTGGCGCAGCAGCTCGCGGGGACGAAGAAGGGCGACTACCGCCTGTACGCCGCGAAGAGCGCGCAGTACCACGTGGTCCACGTCTCCGACGCCATCGCCACCGGCGCGCAGCCCTTCGCCGAGGTGAAGGGGCAGATCGCGAAGAAGCTGTTCGCCGAGCACGTCGAGGCCGCACTGAAGGACTACGCCGGCAAGCTGCGCAAGGCGCACCCGGTGAAGGTGTACCTGACCAAGATCGGCTCCTGA